ATGCCGCGCACTTCATAGCTGTCACCGGGGATTACGCGATCATGGTCGATGGTCAGGCTGAACGGAACGGGCACTTGCTGGTCGGTAATCGGCACATTGGTTCCGGCAAACAGATTGGCGAGCGGATCATCAAAGCTGGAATCGAGCAGGACAACCGAAAGCTCTGAACCGGGCTGCAGGGCAATACGCTCGCGATAGGTTGCCATGCCGGTAACAATGGTCTTGCCGCTGGGGTTCTGCGCGGCAGCGCTGGTTGCCGCTTCGGTGCCGCTTTCCGATACCGTTGCGCAGCCGGACAATAGTACGGATATGGCCAGACCAGAAATTGCTATCGCTTTGAAAGAGCATGATTTGCGCATTTGCCGTTCCCCTTTGATTTTCGTGTAGTCCGCTATTGGTTACCGCAGTTTCTATGTCGAGTGATTCCCCGTTACAACCAATATCATGCTCGACAATGACAGCTAACAACGATATTCGCCGGGCTTGGCAATTTAGGGGAACAAGAGTGGATTACAGCTTTAT
The sequence above is drawn from the Parasphingorhabdus sp. SCSIO 66989 genome and encodes:
- a CDS encoding YbaY family lipoprotein — translated: MRKSCSFKAIAISGLAISVLLSGCATVSESGTEAATSAAAQNPSGKTIVTGMATYRERIALQPGSELSVVLLDSSFDDPLANLFAGTNVPITDQQVPVPFSLTIDHDRVIPGDSYEVRGIIRGPDGAIRWRTQQPKPVDLSLEKQDVGTIMLIAAE